The following proteins are encoded in a genomic region of Corylus avellana chromosome ca4, CavTom2PMs-1.0:
- the LOC132179834 gene encoding late embryogenesis abundant protein 1-like: MSNIQENLKAGESQVQDTANAAKNKTTDVAQSAKDKTVDATQSTKESAQQGKDQSAGFLQQTGEQVRNMAEGAVGNVKSTLGMGDKK, from the exons ATGTCGAACATCCAAGAAAATTTGAAGGCAGGGGAATCCCAGGTCCAG GATACAGCCAATGCAGCCAAAAACAAGACCACTGATGTAGCTCAATCAGCTAAAGACAAGACAGTTGATGCAACTCAATCAACTAAGGAATCTGCCCAGCAAGGGAAGGACCAAAGTGCCGGTTTCCTCCAGCAG ACAGGGGAACAGGTGAGGAACATGGCTGAGGGAGCTGTGGGCAATGTGAAGAGCACACTTGGAATGGGTGACAAGAAATGA